From a region of the Oryza sativa Japonica Group chromosome 6, ASM3414082v1 genome:
- the LOC4341600 gene encoding triacylglycerol lipase 2 isoform X1 — translation MARILYLINLVVLFLGFNLHRALSWRNQSYMNDIADRCAPSPHPLSMCQSRAAAFGYPCEEYKVTTEDGYILSLKRIPHGPHDSNTSTEMRPPVLLFHGLMVDGATWVMSTPKQSLGFILADNGFDVWIANSRGTNSSRNHTSLSTKDPAYWEWSWDELASYDLPAVLQFAYDHTGEKIHYIGHSLGTLMILAAFSEHKLLDVVRSAVLLCPIAYLSRTKSKLLKLAAHIFLAETVHWLGFYEFNPVGPVAHEVLSQICGDPEINCYDLFSAVADCCLNTSTFCAFLEHAPQSTSVRNLVHLSQLVRNGGVSRFDYGNAKDNMKHYNQPRPPPYNLSSIPNHVPIFLTHGGEDYLGDVPDTRHLLRTLVKKHNSDSIEVIYVPDYAHADFIMAYNAPELIYGPMVDFFKRH, via the exons ATGGCTAGGATTCTTTATCTAATCAATTTGGTGGTTCTTTTCCTTGGCTTTAATCTGCACAGAGCTCTCTCATGGAGGAACCAAAGTTACATGAATGATATCGCTGATCGATGTGCCCCTTCACCCCATCCTTTAAGTATGTGCCAGTCACGAGCAGCAGCTTTTGGCTATCCATGTGAAGAATACAAG GTCACAACAGAAGATGGCTACATTCTTAGTTTAAAGAGGATTCCCCATGGTCCTCATGACTCTAACACCTCGACTGAGATGAGGCCACCGGTACTGCTTTTCCATGGACTTATGGTG GATGGTGCTACTTGGGTAATGAGTACTCCAAAACAATCACTTGGATTTATTTTGGCAGACAATGGATTTGATGTTTGGATTGCCAATAGTCGTGGAACAAATTCCAGCCGGAACCATACCTCACTCTCCACAAAAGATCCG GCTTACTGGGAATGGTCGTGGGACGAACTTGCTTCCTACGATCTTCCTGCAGTGCTGCAGTTTGCCTATGATCACACAGGCGAGAAAATCCACTATATCGGTCACTCCCTG GGAACCTTGATGATTCTTGCAGCCTTCTCTGAGCACAAGTTACTAGATGTAGTGCGATCAGCTGTTTTGCTCTGCCCAATAGCTTATCTGAGCAGGACGAAATCCAAACTCCTTAAGCTTGCTGCTCACATCTTCCTTGCAGAA ACAGTTCACTGGCTAGGCTTTTACGAGTTCAATCCTGTTGG GCCAGTTGCACATGAAGTTCTAAGCCAAATATGCGGCGATCCTGAAATTAATTGCTATGATCTATTTTCGGCTGTAgcag ATTGCTGCCTCAATACTTCAACCTTTTGTGCCTTTCTAGAGCATGCTCCACAGTCTACCTCCGTCAGAAACCTCGTTCACTTGTCGCAGC TGGTAAGAAATGGAGGTGTCAGCAGGTTCGACTACGGCAACGCCAAGGATAACATGAAGCATTACAACCAGCCACGCCCACCGCCGTACAACCTCTCCTCCATTCCGAATCATGTCCCCATCTTCCTCACCCATGGTGGCGAGGACTACCTCGGCGATGTCCCCGACACAAGGCACCTCCTGAGGACGCTGGTCAAGAAGCACAACAGCGACAGCATCGAGGTGATCTACGTGCCAGACTACGCGCATGCCGACTTTATCATGGCCTACAATGCTCCAGAACTCATATACGGACCGATGGTCGACTTCTTTAAGCGTCACTGA
- the LOC4341595 gene encoding nudix hydrolase 2 isoform X2: protein MAASASAAATLPTTLLLRRLLLLSPRRHPTTPAPRRFRSCCCSSSSSSPAAAPAHPHPPAGGRRLRGELRSRAMSSSTNSTVLAESVATGSSVDVELLPFVNDKHGGVIVEMTAPMDPQLFSASLKASLSKWREQGIRGVWIKLPISLANLIQYAVEEGFWYHHAEETYLMLAYWLPATTHTLPVNATHRVGVGAFVMNDKREVLAVQEKSGVLRGLGVWKFPTGVVEPGEDINLGAVREVKEETGIDTEFVEVLAFRQSHKAFFDKSDLFFVCILRPLSFDITKQDSEIEAAQWMPVEEFAAQPFVQKHELVKYILEVGLAKVDKDYAGFSPILIKSAFTDKKSFFYMNRRDLDKASESSSTQKKTEKPLFMEKL from the exons atggccgcctccgcctccgccgccgcaacgCTCCCCACCACTctcctgctccgccgcctcctcctcctctccccgcgccgccacccTACCACCCCCGCCCCCCGCCGATTccgctcctgctgctgctcctcttcctcctcctcccccgccgccgcgccggctcaCCCCCACCCGCCCGCCGGAG GGAGAAGACTGAGAGGCGAGCTGCGCAGCAGAGCCATGTCAAGTTCCACGAATTCGACGGTTTTGGCGGAATCGGTAGCGACTGGGAGCTCAGTGGATGTTGAGCTTCTACCCTTTGTGAATGACAAACATGGTGGTGTGATCGTTGAGATGACGGCCCCGATGGATCCCCAATTGTTTTCAGCTTCCTTGAAAGCATCATTGTCAAAATGGAGGGAACAG GGAATAAGAGGTGTCTGGATAAAATTGCCCATCAGCCTTGCCAACCTTATTCAATATGCAGTGGAG GAAGGGTTCTGGTACCACCATGCAGAGGAAACTTACTTAATGCTTGCATACTGGCTTCCAGCTACAACACATACATTACCTGTAAATGCTACTCACCGTGTGGGTGTTGGAGCATTTGTAATGAATGACAAAAGAGAG GTATTGGCTGTCCAAGAAAAGAGTGGTGTACTTCGAGGCCTAGGTGTATGGAAATTTCCAACTGGAGTTGTTGAACCA GGAGAAGATATAAACTTAGGAGCTGTAAGAGAAGTAAAAGAAGAGACTGGG ATTGATACAGAATTTGTTGAAGTTCTTGCCTTCAG GCAGAGCCACAAAGCTTTTTTTGATAAATCGGATCTGTTTTTTGTTTGCATATTACGGCCACTTTCCTTTGATATTACCAAGCAAGATTCAGAAATCGAGGCAGCTCAG TGGATGCCTGTGGAGGAATTTGCTGCTCAACCATTTGTCCAGAAACATGAGCTAGTGAAGTACATTCTTGAAGTGGGTTTGGCGAAGGTTGACAAGGACTATGCAGGATTTTCGCCAATCCTCATAAAATCCGCATTCACGGACAAAAAATCGTTCTTTTACATGAACAGGAGGGACCTGGACAAGGCCTCAGAATCCAGTAGTACACAGAAAAAGACTGAAAAACCTTTGTTCATGGAAAAACTGTAG
- the LOC107281310 gene encoding probable sucrose-phosphate synthase 5, giving the protein MTTLLEEIDWIKQVLRMRGFQRNLVYTRACMCLNIIPLSRPCAIRYLSIQWGIDLSKVAVLVGEKGDTDRERLLPGLHRTVILPGMVAAGSEELLCDEDGFTTEDVVAIESPNIVTLADGQDIAAAADLLKAI; this is encoded by the exons ATGACAACACTTCTTGAAGAAATCGATTGGATCAAGCAGGTGCTGCGGATGCGCGGCTTCCAAAGAAACCTCGTCTACACGCGCGCGTGCATGTGCCTCAACATCATCCCTCTCTCCCGGCCATGCGCGATCAG GTACCTGTCGATACAGTGGGGCATCGACCTATCCAAGGTGGCGGTGCTCGTCGGCGAGAAGGGCGATACCGACAGGGAGCGCCTCCTCCCGGGGCTGCACAGGACGGTGATCCTGCCGgggatggtcgccgccggcagcgaaGAGCTCCTCTGCGACGAGGACGGGTTTACCACGGAGGACGTCGTGGCCATAGAGTCCCCCAACATCGTCACCCTTGCTGACGGCCaggacatcgccgccgccgccgacctcctcaAGGCCATCTGA
- the LOC4341599 gene encoding uncharacterized protein has protein sequence MGRRSSASSAAAGEPLLPAAASAKGGGGGGGRASMLQRCVSRADDELQWFRSCLRWVCMDHSGPWGAALSWLLFLLLAVAVPAAAHFLLAFRASRRPFSAVVQVSLSAASAAGFLCLSSSFRRIGLRRLLYLDKLRTKSDRVRLNYTARLSFSFRLLASLVAPCFAAEAAYKVWWYATSGDRVPFFGNDVLSNAVACSVEMAAWMYRSAIYLLTCVLFRLICHLQGLRLEDFAGTLLVEVEEGRAGVERVLREHLDIRKQLKVISHRFRKFIVASLLIATASQFASLLLTTRHDSVDDLLNTSELALCSVVLMSGLIIILSSAAKITHQAQALTGQTTKWHACCTIEPVPDEEAEPGSNHSSMLEVEPVSDSDGESSEETGDEDLLENTKIMLPQAHVISFQKRQALVTYLENNRAGITVFGFTLDRSYLHTIFMLEWTLFLWLLGKTIGFS, from the exons ATGGGGAGGCGGTCGAGCGCGTCgtctgcggcggcgggggagccgctgctgccggcggcggcgtcggcgaaggggggtgggggagggggaggtcgGGCGTCGATGCTGCAGCGGTGCGTGTCGCGGGCGGACGACGAGCTGCAGTGGTTCCGGTCGTGCCTCCGGTGGGTGTGCATGGACCACTCGGGCCCCTGGGGCGCCGCGCTGTCGTGgctgctcttcctcctcctcgccgtcgccgtccccgccgcggcGCACTTCCTCCTCGCGTTCCGGGCGTCCCGCAGGCCGTTCTCCGCCGTCGTGCAGGTCTCGCTATcggcggcgtccgcggcggGGTTCCtctgcctctcctcctccttccgccgcatcggcctccgccgcctcctctacCTCGACAAGCTCCGCACCAAGAGCGACCGCGTCAGGCTCAACTACACCGCGcgcctctccttctccttccgcctcctcgcctccctcgTCGCGCCGTGCTTCGCCGCGGAGGCCGCCTACAAGGTGTGGTGGTACGCCACCTCCGGCGACCGCGTCCCCTTCTTCGGCAACGACGTGCTCAGCAACGCGGTCGCCTGCTCCGTCGAGATGGCGGCGTGGATGTACCGCAGCGCCATCTACCTCCTCACCTGCGTCCTCTTCCGCCTCATCTGCCACCTTCAGGGGCTCCGCCTCGAGGACTTCGCCGGGACGCTGCTCGTCGAGGTGGAGGAAGGGAGGGCCGGCGTCGAGCGCGTGCTCCGGGAGCACCTCGACATCCGCAAGCAGCTCAAGGTCATCAGCCACCGCTTCCGCAAGTTCATCGTCGCCTCcctcctcatcgccaccgccagccagttcgcctccctcctcctcaccaCCCGCCACGACTCCGTCGACGATCTCCTCAACACCAGCGAGCTCGCG CTGTGTTCAGTGGTGCTCATGTCAGGGCTGATCATAATCCTGAGCAGCGCGGCGAAGATCACGCACCAGGCGCAGGCGCTGACCGGGCAGACGACGAAATGGCACGCCTGCTGTACCATCGAGCCGgtgccggacgaggaggcggagcCCGGGTCGAACCACAGCTCGATGCTCGAGGTGGAGCCCgtcagcgacagcgacggcgagtcCAGCGAGGAGACCGGCGACGAGGACCTGCTCGAGAACACCAAGATCATGCTGCCCCAAGCACACGTCATCTCCTTCCAGAAAAGACAGGCTCTAG TGACCTATCTGGAGAACAACAGAGCGGGGATCACGGTGTTCGGGTTCACGCTGGACAGGTCCTACCTGCACACGATATTCATGCTCGAGTGGACGCTCTTCCTGTGGCTGCTGGGCAAGACGATCGGTTTCTCGTGA
- the LOC9271669 gene encoding protein STRUBBELIG-RECEPTOR FAMILY 8 produces MAAAALAGVLLLALAAVAGADTDGGDAAALGNLYSSWNSPAQLTGWSAGGGDPCGAAWMGVSCVGSAVTSIKLSGMGLNGTLGYQLSNLLALKTMDLSSNNLHDSIPYQLPPNLAYLNLAGNNFSGNLPYSISNMVSLNYLNLSHNLLFQEIGEMFGNLTALSELDVSFNNLNGNLPISLRSLSNISGIYLQNNQLSGTVNVLSNLSLTTLNIANNNFSGSIPQEFSSISHLILGGNSFLNVPSSPPSTITSPPQGQPDFPQGPTTAPNIPEIPIDQGSDKKQRLRTGLVIGIVIGSMAAACGVLFALVLCLHNVRKSKDGGISESKDVASTFAVNIDRASNREIWDHTQQDAPVSSSVLPPMGKMTPERVYSTNSSMSKKMKVSVTANPYTVASLQVATNSFCQDSLLGEGSLGRVYKADFPNGKVLAVKKIDSASLSLYEEDNFLEVVSSISRLRHPNIVPLAGYCVEHGQRLLVYEHIGNGTLHDILHFFDDTSKILTWNHRMRIALGTARALEYLHEVCLPPVVHRNLKSANILLDKEYSPHLSDCGLAALTPNPEREVSTEVFGSFGYSAPEFAMSGIYTVKSDVYSFGVVMLELLTARKPLDSSRERSEQSLVTWATPQLHDIDALAKMVDPAMDGMYPAKSLSRFADIIALCVQPEPEFRPPMSEVVQQLVRLVQRASMVRRQSGEDVGLSYRGPDREGGTADAI; encoded by the exons ATGGCGGCCGCCGCTTTGGCCGGCgttctcctcctcgccctcgcggcggtggcgggagccgacaccgacggcggcgacg CCGCGGCGCTGGGGAATCTGTACTCCTCCTGGAATAGCCCGGCTCAGCTCACCGGCtggtcggccggcggcggcgacccttgCGGTGCCGCGTGGATGGGCGTCTCCTGCGTTGGCTCCGCCGTCACCTCGAT CAAGCTTTCTGGTATGGGGCTGAATGGCACTCTTGGCTACCAACTATCCAATCTGCTAGCATTGAAGACAAT GGACTTGAGTAGCAACAACTTGCATGATTCAATTCCTTATCAGCTGCCACCAAATCTCGCCTATCT GAATTTGGCAGGAAATAACTTTTCCGGTAACCTTCCATACTCGATATCCAACATGGTTTCACTCAACTATCT CAATCTCAGCCACAACTTACTATTTCAGGAAATTGGTGAAATGTTTGGAAACCTCACTGCACTTTCTGAACT AGATGTATCTTTCAATAACCTGAATGGCAACTTGCCTATTTCTTTACGCTCTCTGTCAAATATTTCTGGCAT TTATCTGCAAAATAACCAACTATCGGGCACAGTCAATGTACTCAGCAACCTAAGCCTTACTACACT AAACATAGCAAATAACAATTTCAGCGGTTCAATACCACAAGAATTCAGTTCAATTTCACATTTGAT ACTTGGAGGAAACTCATTTCTCAATGTACCTTCATCTCCGCCATCTACTATCACTTCACCACCTCAGGGTCAACCAGACTTTCCTCAAGGACCAACAACTGCTCCAAATATCCCTGAGATTCCTATTGATCAAGGTAGTGACAAGAAGCAACGTCTGCGAACTGGTCTGGTTATAGGGATAGTTATTGGCTCAATGGCTGCTGCTTGTGGTGTACTTTTCGCGTTGGTACTGTGCCTTCACAATGTCCGGAAAAGTAAAGATGGTGGGATCAGTGAATCAAAAGATGTCGCAAGCACTTTTGCAGTAAACATAGATAGAG CTTCTAACAGGGAAATATGGGATCACACCCAGCAAGACGCACCTGTTTCAAGTTCCGTGCTCCCGCCTATGGGAAAAATGACTCCTGAAAGGGTATATAGTACAAACAGCTCTATGTCAAAGAAGATGAAGGTCTCTGTCACAGCGAATCCATATACAGTTGCTTCTCTCCAAGTTGCTACAAACAGCTTCTGCCAAGATTCGCTCCTAGGTGAGGGTTCACTTGGTCGTGTTTACAAGGCCGACTTCCCCAATGGAAAG GTACTTGCAGTGAAGAAGATAGACAGTGCGTCACTTTCCTTGTATGAAGAAGATAACTTTCTTGAGGTTGTGTCGAGCATTTCACGACTTAGGCACCCAAACATTGTGCCGCTTGCAGGCTATTGTGTTGAACATGGACAAAGGCTTCTTGTGTATGAGCACATTGGAAATGGGACACTGCATGATATATTGCATTTTTTCGATGATACAAGCAAGATCCTTACATGGAACCACCGCATGAGGATAGCACTAGGCACCGCGCGAGCTTTAGA ATACCTGCATGAGGTGTGCTTGCCCCCTGTTGTACATAGAAACTTAAAGTCAGCGAATATCCTGCTTGATAAAGAATACAGTCCCCATCTGTCTGACTGTGGGCTTGCTGCCCTGACACCAAATCCTGAGAGAGAG GTTTCAACTGAAGTGTTTGGATCTTTTGGATATAGCGCCCCAGAGTTTGCCATGTCAGGAATATATACTGTAAAAAGTGACGTGTACAGTTTTGGAGTAGTGATGTTAGAACTATTGACAGCACGTAAACCGTTAGACAG CTCTAGAGAGAGGTCCGAACAGTCTCTTGTCACATGGGCTACTCCACAGCTTCATGACATCGATGCGCTTGCCAAGATGGTTGATCCAGCAATGGATGGGATGTACCCTGCAAAATCACTCTCCCGTTTCGCTGACATAATTGCATTGTGTGTCCAG CCCGAACCGGAGTTCCGTCCACCGATGTCCGAGGTTGTCCAGCAACTGGTGCGCCTGGTGCAGAGGGCAAGCATGGTGAGGCGTCAATCAGGAGAGGATGTGGGGCTTTCATACAGGGGCCCTGACCGCGAGGGAGGCACAGCCGACGCCATCTGA
- the LOC4341595 gene encoding nudix hydrolase 2 isoform X1 — protein MAASASAAATLPTTLLLRRLLLLSPRRHPTTPAPRRFRSCCCSSSSSSPAAAPAHPHPPAGGAGRRLRGELRSRAMSSSTNSTVLAESVATGSSVDVELLPFVNDKHGGVIVEMTAPMDPQLFSASLKASLSKWREQGIRGVWIKLPISLANLIQYAVEEGFWYHHAEETYLMLAYWLPATTHTLPVNATHRVGVGAFVMNDKREVLAVQEKSGVLRGLGVWKFPTGVVEPGEDINLGAVREVKEETGIDTEFVEVLAFRQSHKAFFDKSDLFFVCILRPLSFDITKQDSEIEAAQWMPVEEFAAQPFVQKHELVKYILEVGLAKVDKDYAGFSPILIKSAFTDKKSFFYMNRRDLDKASESSSTQKKTEKPLFMEKL, from the exons atggccgcctccgcctccgccgccgcaacgCTCCCCACCACTctcctgctccgccgcctcctcctcctctccccgcgccgccacccTACCACCCCCGCCCCCCGCCGATTccgctcctgctgctgctcctcttcctcctcctcccccgccgccgcgccggctcaCCCCCACCCGCCCGCCGGAG GTGCAGGGAGAAGACTGAGAGGCGAGCTGCGCAGCAGAGCCATGTCAAGTTCCACGAATTCGACGGTTTTGGCGGAATCGGTAGCGACTGGGAGCTCAGTGGATGTTGAGCTTCTACCCTTTGTGAATGACAAACATGGTGGTGTGATCGTTGAGATGACGGCCCCGATGGATCCCCAATTGTTTTCAGCTTCCTTGAAAGCATCATTGTCAAAATGGAGGGAACAG GGAATAAGAGGTGTCTGGATAAAATTGCCCATCAGCCTTGCCAACCTTATTCAATATGCAGTGGAG GAAGGGTTCTGGTACCACCATGCAGAGGAAACTTACTTAATGCTTGCATACTGGCTTCCAGCTACAACACATACATTACCTGTAAATGCTACTCACCGTGTGGGTGTTGGAGCATTTGTAATGAATGACAAAAGAGAG GTATTGGCTGTCCAAGAAAAGAGTGGTGTACTTCGAGGCCTAGGTGTATGGAAATTTCCAACTGGAGTTGTTGAACCA GGAGAAGATATAAACTTAGGAGCTGTAAGAGAAGTAAAAGAAGAGACTGGG ATTGATACAGAATTTGTTGAAGTTCTTGCCTTCAG GCAGAGCCACAAAGCTTTTTTTGATAAATCGGATCTGTTTTTTGTTTGCATATTACGGCCACTTTCCTTTGATATTACCAAGCAAGATTCAGAAATCGAGGCAGCTCAG TGGATGCCTGTGGAGGAATTTGCTGCTCAACCATTTGTCCAGAAACATGAGCTAGTGAAGTACATTCTTGAAGTGGGTTTGGCGAAGGTTGACAAGGACTATGCAGGATTTTCGCCAATCCTCATAAAATCCGCATTCACGGACAAAAAATCGTTCTTTTACATGAACAGGAGGGACCTGGACAAGGCCTCAGAATCCAGTAGTACACAGAAAAAGACTGAAAAACCTTTGTTCATGGAAAAACTGTAG
- the LOC4341600 gene encoding triacylglycerol lipase 2 isoform X2, with amino-acid sequence MARILYLINLVVLFLGFNLHRALSWRNQSYMNDIADRCAPSPHPLSMCQSRAAAFGYPCEEYKVTTEDGYILSLKRIPHGPHDSNTSTEMRPPVLLFHGLMVDGATWVMSTPKQSLGFILADNGFDVWIANSRGTNSSRNHTSLSTKDPAYWEWSWDELASYDLPAVLQFAYDHTGEKIHYIGHSLGTLMILAAFSEHKLLDVVRSAVLLCPIAYLSRTKSKLLKLAAHIFLAETVHWLGFYEFNPVGPVAHEVLSQICGDPEINCYDLFSAVAGPDCCLNTSTFCAFLEHAPQSTSVRNLVHLSQLVRNGGVSRFDYGNAKDNMKHYNQPRPPPYNLSSIPNHVPIFLTHGGEDYLGDVPDTRHLLRTLVKKHNSDSIEVIYVPDYAHADFIMAYNAPELIYGPMVDFFKRH; translated from the exons ATGGCTAGGATTCTTTATCTAATCAATTTGGTGGTTCTTTTCCTTGGCTTTAATCTGCACAGAGCTCTCTCATGGAGGAACCAAAGTTACATGAATGATATCGCTGATCGATGTGCCCCTTCACCCCATCCTTTAAGTATGTGCCAGTCACGAGCAGCAGCTTTTGGCTATCCATGTGAAGAATACAAG GTCACAACAGAAGATGGCTACATTCTTAGTTTAAAGAGGATTCCCCATGGTCCTCATGACTCTAACACCTCGACTGAGATGAGGCCACCGGTACTGCTTTTCCATGGACTTATGGTG GATGGTGCTACTTGGGTAATGAGTACTCCAAAACAATCACTTGGATTTATTTTGGCAGACAATGGATTTGATGTTTGGATTGCCAATAGTCGTGGAACAAATTCCAGCCGGAACCATACCTCACTCTCCACAAAAGATCCG GCTTACTGGGAATGGTCGTGGGACGAACTTGCTTCCTACGATCTTCCTGCAGTGCTGCAGTTTGCCTATGATCACACAGGCGAGAAAATCCACTATATCGGTCACTCCCTG GGAACCTTGATGATTCTTGCAGCCTTCTCTGAGCACAAGTTACTAGATGTAGTGCGATCAGCTGTTTTGCTCTGCCCAATAGCTTATCTGAGCAGGACGAAATCCAAACTCCTTAAGCTTGCTGCTCACATCTTCCTTGCAGAA ACAGTTCACTGGCTAGGCTTTTACGAGTTCAATCCTGTTGG GCCAGTTGCACATGAAGTTCTAAGCCAAATATGCGGCGATCCTGAAATTAATTGCTATGATCTATTTTCGGCTGTAgcag GACCAGATTGCTGCCTCAATACTTCAACCTTTTGTGCCTTTCTAGAGCATGCTCCACAGTCTACCTCCGTCAGAAACCTCGTTCACTTGTCGCAGC TGGTAAGAAATGGAGGTGTCAGCAGGTTCGACTACGGCAACGCCAAGGATAACATGAAGCATTACAACCAGCCACGCCCACCGCCGTACAACCTCTCCTCCATTCCGAATCATGTCCCCATCTTCCTCACCCATGGTGGCGAGGACTACCTCGGCGATGTCCCCGACACAAGGCACCTCCTGAGGACGCTGGTCAAGAAGCACAACAGCGACAGCATCGAGGTGATCTACGTGCCAGACTACGCGCATGCCGACTTTATCATGGCCTACAATGCTCCAGAACTCATATACGGACCGATGGTCGACTTCTTTAAGCGTCACTGA
- the LOC4341597 gene encoding plant UBX domain-containing protein 4 → MAAGDAARAPPAAEAQSLVESFCGVTSATPQEAAFFLESHNWALESAVRSFYDSADGDASAAAADAADPPPRQPPPPPPASDGADSDDEDYVVGGGDEDQDDEDYVGDGDGDGEGDDDDDEDAALAAEEAAASDERRRPLKRLKRGQNARGGSGSGKGNVRTLSDLGGGKDSAGSEDSEDDEYKPPQELYTGGEKSGMVVRDRSKRKNRADEIFKEAKRKGAKKGSFEARRKSKSFAGTGRLLTGESAEPVAPQSPESIVHNIYFWTNGFTVNDGPLRSFDDPANASFLKSIKNSECPSELEPADKKSQVNVNLVRKEEKCPEPVKRAAPFHGAAKTLGTPSDNNSTPPEATSAAAAASSTETASKTVTITVDDSLPSTSLQIRFVDGSRMVAHFNTSHTIADVRAFIDTTRPGEAGDYTLQAGFPPKPLDDMSKTIEEAGVANSVIIQTA, encoded by the exons ATGGCCGCCGGGGACGCCGCCAGGGCGCCACCGGCCGCGGAGGCGCAGTCGCTGGTGGAGTCCTTCTGCGGCGTCACCTCCGCGACGCCCCAGGAGGCCGCCTTCTTCCTCGAGAGCCACAACTGGGCCCTCGAGTCCGCCGTCCGCTCCTTCTACGActccgccgacggcgacgcctccgccgccgccgccgacgcggccgaTCCGCCCCCCCGCCAgcccccgcctcccccgcccgccAGCGATGGCGCCGACTCCGACGACGAGGActacgtcgtcggcggcggcgacgaggatcAGGACGACGAGGACTACGtcggggatggggatggggacggGGAGGGggacgatgatgacgacgaggacgccgccctcgccgcggaggaggctGCGGCGTCGGACGAGCGGAGGAGGCCGCTGAAGAGGCTGAAGAGGGGCCAAAACGCGCGTGGCGGGAGCGGCAGCGGGAAGGGGAATGTGCGGACGCTCTCCGATCTCGGCGGTGGCAAGGACAGCGCGGGGTCCGAGGACTCGGAGGACGACGAGTATAAGCCGCCGCAGGAATTATACACCGGAGGCGAAAAGAG TGGAATGGTCGTTAGAGATCGATCTAAGCGTAAAAACCGTGCGGATGAGATCTTTAAGGAAGCTAAGAGGAAGGGAGCAAAGAAAGGTTCATTTGAGGCTCGCCGGAAATCAAAGAGCTTTGCTGGGACAGGCAGACTTCTAACAGGTGAATCTGCAGAGCCTGTTGCGCCTCAGTCACCAGAAAGTATTGTCCACAACATCTATTTTTGGACCAATGGGTTCACAGTAAATGATGGTCCACTTAGAAGTTTTGATGATCCAGCAAATGCTTCCTTTTTAAAG AGCATCAAGAATTCTGAATGCCCATCTGAGCTTGAGCCAGCTGATAAGAAGTCTCAGGTGAATGTGAATCTTGTTCGGAAAGAGGAAAAGTGTCCT GAACCTGTCAAGCGCGCAGCTCCATTCCATGGAGCGGCAAAAACTCTGGGGACGCCTTCTGATAATAACTCCACACCTCCGGAGGCTACTTCTGCAGCAGCCGCTGCTTCCAGCACAGAGACCGCCTCCAAGACCGTGACGATCACAGTGGATGATTCTTTGCCATCGACCTCTCTGCAGATCAGGTTCGTGGACGGCAGCCGCATGGTCGCGCATTTCAACACGAGCCACACGATCGCGGATGTGCGGGCGTTCATCGACACAACAAGGCCAGGAGAAGCCGGTGATTACACGCTCCAGGCCGGGTTCCCCCCAAAGCCGCTCGATGACATGAGCAAGACTATCGAGGAAGCTGGCGTCGCCAACTCGGTAATCATTCAGACAGCGTAG